A single genomic interval of Stenotrophomonas sp. ZAC14D1_NAIMI4_1 harbors:
- a CDS encoding DoxX family protein, which produces MSAPSPSLSPLAPYAATLLRLALGGLFLAHGLTKLLVFTPAGTAAYFQSLGLPGALGYFTIVAELGLATALLLGIYARWIGLLGVPLLLGTIASVHGANGFSFANSGGGWEYPAFWALALVVLFLLGDGRWTLRSR; this is translated from the coding sequence ATGTCTGCCCCTTCCCCTTCGTTGTCACCGCTCGCTCCCTATGCCGCCACCCTGCTGCGGCTGGCGCTGGGCGGCCTGTTCCTGGCCCACGGCCTGACCAAGCTGCTGGTGTTCACCCCGGCTGGCACGGCGGCCTATTTCCAGTCGCTGGGCCTGCCCGGTGCGCTGGGCTATTTCACGATTGTTGCCGAACTCGGCCTGGCCACCGCCCTGCTGCTGGGCATCTACGCGCGCTGGATCGGCCTGCTGGGCGTGCCGCTGCTGCTGGGCACCATCGCCAGCGTGCACGGCGCCAACGGTTTCAGCTTCGCCAACAGTGGCGGAGGCTGGGAATACCCGGCGTTCTGGGCATTGGCCCTGGTCGTGCTGTTCCTGCTGGGCGATGGCCGCTGGACCCTGCGTTCGCGCTGA
- a CDS encoding class III extradiol ring-cleavage dioxygenase produces MSRLPSLYISHGSPMTALHPGQVGVRLAELARDLPTPRAIVIASAHWLARQPLVGTHPQPPTIHDFGGFPRELFELQYPAPGDPALAEEVAGRIAAAGLPVAIDPQRGLDHGAWVPLRLLRPQADIPVVPVSIQPMLGPQHQYALGRALAPLREQGVLLIGSGSITHNLHDWRDYQDGKEAPYVRPFIEWVEQRLAADDRDALFDYRRQAPFAERAHPTDEHLLPLYFAMGAAGEGGFGAQRIDVGIDAGMLAMDIYRFDGRAAAVAA; encoded by the coding sequence ATGTCCCGCCTGCCTTCGCTGTACATCTCCCATGGTTCGCCGATGACCGCCCTGCATCCGGGCCAGGTCGGCGTGCGCCTGGCCGAGCTGGCCCGCGACCTGCCGACGCCGCGCGCGATCGTCATCGCCTCGGCGCACTGGCTGGCCCGCCAGCCGCTGGTCGGTACGCATCCGCAGCCGCCCACCATCCACGATTTCGGTGGCTTCCCGCGCGAGCTGTTCGAACTGCAGTACCCGGCCCCGGGTGATCCGGCGCTGGCCGAGGAAGTGGCCGGACGCATCGCCGCCGCTGGCCTGCCGGTGGCCATTGATCCGCAGCGCGGCCTCGACCACGGTGCGTGGGTGCCGCTGCGTCTGCTGCGCCCGCAGGCCGACATTCCGGTGGTGCCGGTGTCGATCCAGCCGATGCTCGGCCCGCAGCACCAGTACGCGCTGGGCCGCGCGCTGGCGCCGCTGCGCGAGCAGGGCGTGCTGCTGATCGGTTCGGGCAGCATCACCCACAACCTGCATGACTGGCGCGATTACCAGGACGGCAAGGAAGCGCCGTACGTGCGCCCCTTCATCGAATGGGTGGAGCAGCGCCTGGCCGCCGATGACCGCGACGCGCTGTTCGACTACCGCCGCCAGGCGCCGTTCGCCGAGCGCGCGCATCCCACCGATGAGCACCTGCTGCCGCTGTACTTCGCGATGGGTGCGGCGGGCGAGGGCGGCTTCGGCGCGCAGCGCATCGATGTCGGCATCGACGCCGGCATGCTGGCGATGGACATCTATCGCTTCGATGGCCGCGCCGCCGCGGTGGCCGCATGA
- a CDS encoding phospholipase produces MSAVLPMLERPAQGAAQGLVVLLHGVGSNEQSLAGLAQALDPRLHVLLPRAPLVFGPQAFGWFTVRFGAQGPVIDPAQAEQSRLLLGEWLAAQQQRLGVGARQTVLAGFSQGGIMSASVALTQPQRVKSFGVLCGRILPEIAPHVPADIAVAGLDGLLVHGHADDKLPYALAESAAQRLQALGVAHQLRGYPVGHTLSADMQRDITGWIQQRLLSLP; encoded by the coding sequence ATGAGCGCGGTGCTGCCGATGCTGGAGCGGCCCGCGCAGGGCGCGGCCCAGGGGCTGGTCGTGCTGCTGCATGGCGTGGGCAGCAACGAGCAGTCGCTGGCCGGCCTGGCGCAGGCGCTGGACCCACGCCTGCACGTGCTGCTGCCGCGCGCACCGCTGGTGTTCGGGCCGCAGGCGTTCGGCTGGTTCACCGTGCGCTTCGGCGCGCAGGGGCCGGTGATCGACCCGGCCCAGGCCGAGCAGTCGCGCCTGCTGCTGGGCGAGTGGCTGGCAGCGCAGCAGCAGCGGCTGGGTGTCGGCGCGCGGCAGACCGTGCTGGCCGGCTTCAGCCAGGGCGGCATCATGAGTGCCAGCGTCGCCCTGACCCAGCCGCAGCGGGTGAAGTCGTTCGGCGTGCTGTGCGGGCGCATCCTGCCGGAGATCGCGCCGCACGTGCCGGCCGATATCGCCGTTGCCGGGCTGGACGGATTGCTGGTGCACGGCCATGCCGATGACAAGCTGCCGTATGCACTGGCCGAGTCGGCCGCGCAGCGCCTGCAGGCGCTGGGCGTGGCCCACCAGCTGCGTGGCTACCCGGTTGGCCACACGCTGTCGGCGGACATGCAGCGGGACATCACCGGCTGGATCCAGCAGCGTTTGCTGTCGCTGCCCTGA
- a CDS encoding Na+/H+ antiporter, whose translation MHTIEVVLAMLVAVVASGYLVRVLPFSLPLPLVQIALGAVIAGVFNRGHALEPEVFFLLFLPPLLFLDGWRIPKQGLFRDKGAILELAFGLVVFTVVGAGLLIHWMIPVMPLAVCFALAAIVSPTDPVAVGAIAAKAPIPKRLMHILEGESLLNDASGLVCFRFAVAAVMTGSFSLATASLTFLWVAVAGLAVGVAVTLGVSTFQRWLWRRFGEEPGAAMLVNLLIPFAAYLLAEEIHASGILAAVAAGIAMSYVELTGRVSGSMRVQRAGVWNMLQFSFNGIMFVLLGEQLPGIVERATTTMNETGHQSAWWLLVYVLVINATLIALRLLWVWLSLRWNLLRARRRGLERGEAPNWRIVVATSVAGVRGAITLAGVLTLPLFLPDGSAFPARDLVIFLAAAVILFSLVGASVALPQLLKGLQLPADSGERKEEDLARKLSSKAALAGVERMRQQLVMNQNTENVQLYNDAASRVSLLYQRHLEKDSDGPDVDPEKVNRMEQGYRQLRSAGLNAEREELFRLTRRGVISDEISRRLIRNLDLLESRKRD comes from the coding sequence ATGCACACCATCGAAGTCGTCCTGGCGATGCTGGTAGCCGTTGTCGCCAGCGGTTACCTGGTTCGCGTCCTGCCATTCTCGTTGCCCCTGCCGCTGGTGCAGATCGCGCTGGGCGCGGTCATTGCCGGCGTGTTCAACCGTGGCCATGCGCTGGAACCGGAAGTGTTCTTCCTGCTGTTCCTGCCGCCGCTGCTGTTCCTTGATGGCTGGCGCATTCCCAAGCAGGGCCTGTTCCGCGATAAAGGCGCGATTCTCGAACTGGCCTTCGGCCTGGTGGTGTTCACCGTCGTCGGCGCCGGCCTGCTGATCCACTGGATGATTCCGGTGATGCCGCTGGCCGTGTGCTTCGCGCTGGCCGCCATCGTCTCGCCCACCGACCCGGTGGCAGTGGGGGCGATCGCTGCCAAGGCGCCCATTCCCAAGCGCCTGATGCACATCCTGGAAGGCGAATCGCTGCTCAACGATGCGTCCGGCCTGGTCTGCTTCCGCTTCGCCGTGGCCGCGGTGATGACCGGCAGCTTCTCGCTGGCCACTGCCTCGCTGACCTTCCTGTGGGTGGCGGTGGCCGGCCTGGCGGTGGGCGTGGCGGTCACCCTGGGCGTGTCCACGTTCCAGCGCTGGCTGTGGCGCCGCTTCGGCGAAGAGCCCGGCGCGGCGATGCTGGTCAACCTGCTGATCCCGTTCGCGGCCTACCTGCTGGCCGAAGAGATCCATGCCTCGGGCATTCTTGCTGCGGTCGCCGCCGGCATCGCGATGAGCTACGTCGAGCTGACCGGCCGCGTGTCGGGCAGCATGCGCGTGCAGCGCGCCGGGGTCTGGAACATGCTGCAGTTCAGCTTCAACGGCATCATGTTCGTGCTGCTGGGCGAGCAGTTGCCGGGCATCGTCGAGCGCGCCACCACCACCATGAACGAGACCGGCCACCAGAGCGCCTGGTGGCTGCTGGTGTACGTGCTGGTCATCAACGCCACGCTGATCGCGCTGCGCCTGCTGTGGGTGTGGCTGTCGCTGCGCTGGAACCTGCTGCGTGCGCGCCGCCGTGGCCTGGAGCGGGGCGAGGCGCCGAACTGGCGCATCGTGGTGGCGACCTCGGTGGCCGGCGTGCGCGGTGCCATCACCCTGGCCGGCGTGCTGACCCTGCCGCTGTTCCTGCCCGATGGCAGCGCCTTCCCGGCGCGTGACCTGGTCATCTTCCTGGCGGCGGCGGTCATCCTGTTCTCGCTGGTCGGCGCCAGCGTGGCGCTGCCGCAGCTGCTGAAGGGCCTGCAGCTGCCGGCCGATTCGGGCGAACGCAAGGAAGAGGACCTGGCCCGCAAGCTGTCCTCCAAGGCCGCGCTGGCCGGCGTGGAGCGCATGCGCCAGCAGCTGGTGATGAACCAGAACACCGAGAACGTGCAGCTGTACAACGATGCTGCCTCGCGGGTCAGCCTGCTGTACCAGCGCCATCTGGAAAAGGACAGCGACGGCCCCGACGTGGACCCGGAGAAGGTCAACCGGATGGAACAGGGCTACCGCCAGCTGCGCAGTGCCGGCCTGAACGCCGAGCGCGAGGAGCTGTTCCGCCTGACCCGGCGCGGGGTGATCTCCGATGAGATCTCGCGGCGCCTGATCCGCAACCTGGACCTGCTGGAATCGCGCAAGCGCGATTGA
- a CDS encoding DUF3297 family protein — protein MSDTPPDHLAINPASPFHDAQALERGVGVRFNDIERDNVEEYSISEGWIRVQAGRARDRRGNPMTMKVNGKVEAYFLDQKPE, from the coding sequence ATGAGCGATACCCCTCCCGACCACCTGGCGATCAACCCGGCCAGCCCCTTCCATGATGCCCAGGCCCTGGAGCGCGGCGTGGGCGTGCGTTTCAACGACATCGAGCGCGACAACGTCGAGGAATACTCGATCAGCGAAGGCTGGATCCGCGTGCAGGCCGGCAGGGCCCGCGACCGCCGCGGCAACCCGATGACCATGAAGGTCAACGGCAAGGTCGAGGCGTATTTCCTGGACCAGAAGCCGGAATAA
- a CDS encoding DUF4031 domain-containing protein, whose amino-acid sequence MAVYVDDAVHPWRGQRWAHLMADTLAELHAMAAQLGIPPRAFQNKASGAHYDVTADLRAQAIALGARAISRHTDRDLVKAVIANARAQYRP is encoded by the coding sequence GTGGCGGTCTACGTCGATGACGCGGTGCATCCCTGGCGCGGACAGCGCTGGGCGCACCTGATGGCCGACACCCTGGCCGAGCTGCACGCGATGGCGGCGCAGCTCGGCATTCCGCCACGGGCCTTCCAGAACAAGGCCAGCGGCGCTCACTACGATGTCACCGCGGACCTGCGCGCGCAGGCGATCGCACTCGGCGCCCGCGCCATTTCCCGGCATACCGACCGCGACCTGGTGAAGGCCGTGATCGCCAACGCACGGGCGCAATACCGGCCGTAG
- the motB gene encoding flagellar motor protein MotB — protein MAENKPTVIVRRVKKGGHAAHHGGSWKVAYADFVTAMMAFFLVLWLMASTSKPERAAISEYFRNPSPLAGQSPTPAPGMAGPGGASTSMIKLGGATDVSRGNSNDPFQNQKEAVPQPVDQQQRDKQQLEALMKELQEAISRSQALEPFKDQLLLDLTPEGLRIQIVDKQNRPMFDLGSATLKPYTQQILHELSEYLNHVPNRISLTGHTDITAYSAARGYGNWELSADRANAARRALVDGGMEDSKITRVVGLSSSVLFDKTDPQNPINRRISIVVMTKAAEEAALAGAGPQVGLSAAVADPDVQAAQGEAATPAVAP, from the coding sequence ATGGCCGAGAACAAGCCCACCGTCATCGTCCGCCGGGTCAAGAAGGGCGGCCATGCCGCCCATCACGGCGGTTCGTGGAAAGTGGCCTACGCCGACTTCGTGACCGCGATGATGGCCTTCTTCCTGGTGCTGTGGCTGATGGCCAGCACCAGCAAGCCCGAGCGCGCGGCGATCTCCGAGTACTTCCGCAACCCCAGCCCGCTGGCCGGGCAGAGCCCCACGCCCGCACCGGGCATGGCCGGGCCCGGTGGCGCCAGCACCTCGATGATCAAGCTGGGCGGCGCCACCGATGTGTCCCGCGGCAACAGCAACGACCCCTTCCAGAACCAGAAGGAAGCCGTGCCGCAGCCGGTGGACCAGCAGCAGCGCGACAAGCAGCAGCTGGAAGCGCTGATGAAGGAACTGCAGGAGGCGATCAGCCGCAGCCAGGCGCTGGAGCCGTTCAAGGACCAGCTGCTGCTGGACCTGACCCCGGAAGGCCTGCGCATCCAGATCGTGGACAAGCAGAACCGGCCGATGTTCGACCTCGGCAGCGCTACGCTGAAGCCGTATACGCAGCAGATCCTGCACGAGCTGTCCGAGTACCTGAACCACGTGCCGAACCGGATCAGCCTCACCGGCCATACCGATATCACCGCGTATTCGGCCGCGCGCGGCTATGGCAACTGGGAACTGAGCGCCGACCGCGCCAATGCCGCACGCCGTGCGCTGGTGGACGGCGGCATGGAGGACAGCAAGATCACCCGTGTGGTCGGCCTGTCCTCCTCGGTGCTGTTCGACAAAACGGACCCGCAGAACCCGATCAACCGCCGCATCAGCATCGTGGTGATGACCAAGGCCGCCGAAGAAGCCGCCCTGGCCGGCGCCGGCCCGCAGGTGGGGCTGTCGGCAGCCGTGGCCGACCCCGATGTGCAGGCCGCGCAGGGCGAAGCCGCCACGCCGGCCGTGGCGCCCTGA
- the motA gene encoding flagellar motor stator protein MotA → MLIIVGFLVVIISVLGGYLGAHGRLGALWQPYELVIIGGAALGAFLVGTPAKTVKQTLQAMVGVFKGPRYKQQDYIDVLSLLYELLNKARREGFMALEDHVERPAESALFANYPKVQADHHLIDFITDCLRLMIGSNIEPHELEPLLELELEKHHAEAMAPSQVMNKVADGLPGFGIVAAVLGIVITMGSIGGDIVEVGGHVAGALVGTFLGILMGYGFVGPMASAMEARAEQDSRIYESVKTALLACLRGYNPKIALEFARKTLPSNVRPAFSDFEQHLKTVK, encoded by the coding sequence ATGCTCATCATCGTTGGATTCCTGGTCGTCATCATCAGCGTCCTCGGCGGCTACCTGGGCGCCCACGGCCGCCTGGGTGCCCTCTGGCAGCCTTACGAACTGGTCATCATCGGCGGCGCCGCACTCGGCGCCTTCCTGGTCGGCACCCCGGCCAAGACGGTCAAGCAGACCCTGCAGGCCATGGTGGGCGTGTTCAAGGGCCCGCGCTACAAGCAGCAGGACTACATCGACGTCCTCAGCCTGCTGTACGAACTGCTCAACAAGGCCCGTCGCGAAGGCTTCATGGCGCTGGAAGACCACGTCGAGCGCCCGGCCGAAAGCGCACTGTTCGCCAACTACCCCAAGGTGCAGGCCGACCACCACCTGATCGACTTCATCACCGATTGCCTGCGCCTGATGATCGGCAGCAACATCGAGCCGCACGAGCTGGAACCGCTGCTGGAGCTGGAGCTGGAAAAGCACCACGCCGAGGCGATGGCCCCCTCGCAGGTGATGAACAAGGTGGCCGACGGCCTGCCCGGTTTCGGTATCGTGGCGGCCGTGCTGGGCATCGTCATCACCATGGGCTCGATCGGCGGCGACATCGTCGAGGTCGGCGGCCACGTGGCCGGCGCGCTGGTGGGCACCTTCCTCGGCATCCTGATGGGCTACGGCTTCGTCGGCCCGATGGCCTCGGCGATGGAAGCCCGCGCCGAGCAGGACAGCCGCATCTACGAATCGGTGAAGACCGCCCTGCTGGCCTGCCTGCGCGGCTACAACCCGAAGATCGCGCTGGAATTCGCCCGCAAGACCCTGCCGTCGAACGTGCGCCCGGCGTTCTCCGATTTCGAGCAGCACCTGAAGACGGTCAAGTAA
- the msrB gene encoding peptide-methionine (R)-S-oxide reductase MsrB — MSAFDLTPPTAPQADALVAGLSTEERRVLLQHGTEAPFCGVFLDNKREGVYCCRMCGLPLFRSSTKFDSGTGWPSFFAPYDPAHVTEIRDTSHGMVRTEITCARCGSHLGHVFPDGPPPTFERHCLNSVSLSFAGNGEPWPNPLQREGAEAGTAG; from the coding sequence ATGAGCGCTTTCGACCTGACGCCCCCCACCGCCCCCCAGGCCGACGCCCTGGTGGCCGGCCTGAGTACCGAAGAGCGCCGCGTGCTGCTGCAGCACGGTACCGAAGCCCCGTTCTGCGGCGTGTTCCTGGACAACAAGCGCGAGGGCGTCTACTGCTGCCGCATGTGCGGGCTGCCGTTGTTCCGCTCCAGCACCAAGTTCGATTCGGGCACCGGCTGGCCCAGCTTCTTCGCGCCCTACGACCCGGCGCACGTCACCGAGATCCGCGATACCAGCCACGGCATGGTCCGCACCGAGATCACCTGCGCCCGCTGCGGCAGCCACCTGGGCCACGTGTTCCCGGACGGCCCGCCGCCCACCTTCGAGCGCCACTGCCTGAACTCCGTCTCACTTTCCTTTGCCGGCAACGGCGAGCCGTGGCCCAATCCGCTGCAGCGTGAAGGCGCCGAGGCCGGCACGGCGGGCTGA
- a CDS encoding classical arabinogalactan protein 4 — MKPRLVLLLSVLLPLAAQAQVPTSSSPTATRSANSVNPPPVAPQSPPPPANPALPVQVPRQQAQPIRSTGPAQVTPAPATRAPDKVYDRNGRIVPGVKPAGPNRVFDSRTGRYYDSVPAADGQQIKP; from the coding sequence ATGAAACCGCGTCTCGTCCTTCTGTTGTCCGTCCTGCTGCCCCTGGCCGCGCAGGCGCAGGTGCCGACGTCCTCCAGCCCGACCGCTACGCGCAGCGCGAACAGCGTGAACCCGCCCCCGGTCGCGCCGCAGTCGCCGCCGCCACCGGCCAACCCGGCGCTGCCGGTGCAGGTGCCGCGCCAGCAGGCACAGCCGATCCGTTCAACCGGCCCGGCACAGGTGACACCCGCACCGGCCACGCGGGCGCCGGACAAGGTGTATGACCGCAACGGCCGCATCGTGCCCGGGGTGAAGCCGGCTGGCCCCAACCGCGTGTTCGATTCGCGCACCGGCCGTTACTACGACAGCGTACCGGCCGCTGACGGGCAGCAGATCAAACCGTGA
- a CDS encoding lana protein: MSFVHWIAIMKNQQNRHPGKEQQSQSRSPQQQQQQMDAQQPQKGGKQQEQRQQGSQKHPQQR, from the coding sequence ATGTCCTTCGTCCATTGGATCGCGATCATGAAAAACCAGCAGAACCGTCATCCCGGCAAGGAGCAGCAGAGCCAGAGCCGCAGCCCGCAGCAGCAACAGCAGCAGATGGATGCGCAGCAGCCGCAGAAGGGCGGCAAGCAGCAGGAGCAGCGCCAGCAGGGGTCGCAGAAGCACCCGCAGCAGCGTTGA
- a CDS encoding winged helix-turn-helix transcriptional regulator: MATRPRELDKIDRKILRILQAEGRISFTELGERVGLSTTPCTERVRRLEREGIITGYHAHLDPAALKASLLVFVEISLAYKSGDIFEEFRRAALKLPNVLECHLVSGDFDYLLKARISEMASYRKLLGSTLLTLPHVRESKSYIVMEEVKETWALPIAD, from the coding sequence ATGGCCACACGCCCCCGCGAGCTGGACAAGATCGACCGCAAGATCCTGCGCATCCTGCAGGCCGAGGGCCGCATTTCCTTCACCGAACTGGGTGAACGGGTCGGCCTGTCGACCACCCCCTGCACCGAACGCGTGCGCCGGCTGGAACGCGAAGGAATCATCACCGGCTACCACGCGCACCTGGACCCGGCCGCGCTGAAGGCCAGCCTGCTGGTGTTCGTGGAGATCAGCCTGGCCTACAAGTCCGGCGACATCTTCGAAGAATTCCGCCGCGCGGCGCTGAAGCTGCCCAACGTGCTGGAGTGCCACCTGGTCTCGGGCGATTTCGATTACCTGCTGAAGGCGCGCATCAGCGAGATGGCCAGCTACCGCAAGCTGCTGGGCAGCACCCTGCTGACCCTGCCGCATGTGCGCGAATCGAAGAGCTACATCGTGATGGAGGAAGTGAAGGAAACCTGGGCCCTGCCGATCGCGGATTGA
- a CDS encoding D-amino acid dehydrogenase: MRVLVLGSGVIGTTSAWYLRQAGFEVTVIDRQPGPALETSFANAGQLSFGYTSPWAAPGVPKKAIGWLFEKHAPLAIKPGMDLAQYRWLWQMLRNCTHERYAINKARMVRMSEYSRDCLNELRAQIGIEFEGRDLGTTQLFRTQQQLDASAQDIEILAQYGVPYEVLDRAGIIQAEPALAHVDGLVGALRLPRDQTGDCQLFTRRLAQMAADAGVEFRYDQDISGLEFDGDRITGVRIGGRLETADRFVVALGSYSPQMVAPLGMRLPVYPLKGYSLTLPITDPAMAPTSTILDESYKVAVTRFDNRIRVGGMAEVAGFDLSLSQRRRETLELVVRDLYPKGGDLAKADFWTGLRPATPDGTPVIGATPFRNLYLNTGHGTLGWTMACGSGRYLADLMSARQPQISTEGLDIFRYGQYGHAPQQESRACVLPAR; the protein is encoded by the coding sequence ATGCGAGTCCTCGTTCTCGGCAGCGGCGTGATCGGCACCACCAGTGCCTGGTACCTGCGGCAGGCCGGCTTTGAAGTCACGGTCATCGACCGCCAGCCCGGCCCCGCGCTGGAAACCAGCTTTGCCAATGCCGGGCAGCTGTCGTTCGGCTACACCTCGCCGTGGGCGGCCCCGGGCGTGCCGAAGAAGGCGATCGGCTGGCTGTTCGAGAAGCATGCGCCGCTGGCCATCAAGCCGGGCATGGACCTGGCCCAGTACCGCTGGCTGTGGCAGATGCTGCGCAACTGCACCCACGAGCGCTACGCCATCAACAAGGCGCGCATGGTGCGCATGTCCGAATACAGCCGCGACTGCCTGAACGAGCTGCGCGCGCAGATCGGCATCGAGTTCGAAGGCCGCGACCTGGGCACCACCCAGCTGTTCCGCACCCAGCAGCAGCTGGACGCCTCGGCGCAGGACATCGAGATCCTGGCCCAGTACGGCGTGCCCTACGAAGTACTGGACCGCGCCGGCATCATCCAGGCCGAACCGGCCCTGGCCCACGTCGATGGCCTGGTGGGTGCGCTGCGCCTGCCGCGTGACCAGACCGGCGATTGCCAGCTGTTCACCCGCCGCCTGGCGCAGATGGCGGCCGACGCAGGCGTTGAATTCCGCTACGACCAGGACATCAGTGGCCTGGAGTTCGATGGCGACCGCATCACCGGCGTGCGCATCGGCGGCCGGCTGGAAACCGCCGACCGCTTCGTCGTCGCGCTGGGCAGCTATTCGCCGCAGATGGTGGCGCCGCTGGGCATGCGCCTGCCGGTGTACCCGCTGAAGGGCTATTCGCTGACCCTGCCGATCACCGACCCGGCGATGGCGCCGACCTCGACCATCCTGGACGAGAGCTACAAGGTGGCCGTCACCCGCTTCGACAACCGCATCCGCGTCGGCGGCATGGCCGAAGTAGCCGGTTTCGACCTGTCGCTGTCGCAGCGCCGTCGCGAAACCCTGGAACTGGTGGTGCGCGACCTGTACCCGAAGGGCGGCGACCTGGCCAAGGCCGACTTCTGGACCGGCCTGCGCCCGGCCACCCCGGACGGCACGCCGGTCATCGGCGCCACCCCGTTCCGCAACCTGTACCTCAACACCGGCCACGGCACCCTGGGTTGGACCATGGCCTGCGGCTCGGGCCGCTACCTGGCCGACCTGATGAGCGCGCGCCAGCCGCAGATCAGCACCGAGGGCCTGGATATCTTCCGCTACGGCCAGTACGGCCACGCCCCGCAGCAGGAGAGCCGCGCATGCGTCCTGCCCGCGCGCTGA
- the alr gene encoding alanine racemase → MRPARALIDLGALRSNYRLARELGGGKALAVVKADAYGHGAVRCAQALEGEADGFAVATIEEALELRQAGIRAPILLLEGIFEASELPLVAEHDLWFSVGSAWQLEALAAFDSPRPLTVWLKLDSGMHRLGLDVAGFRAAHARLSALPQVERIVMMTHLARADELDSERTHEQAATFKAAIEGLQGETSVCNSPALLGWPDVRSDWVRPGLMLYGANPLPDDTALTERLRPVMTMQSKVIAERWIDAGEPVGYGARFVAKARTRVGVVALGYADGYPQFAPNGTPVLIDGQPGGLIGRVSMDMLTVDLTAHAQAGIGSVVELWGTAPTLAELAPRCGVSAYQLPCAVKRVARVYQG, encoded by the coding sequence ATGCGTCCTGCCCGCGCGCTGATCGACCTGGGCGCGCTGCGCAGCAACTACCGGCTGGCCCGCGAGCTGGGCGGCGGCAAGGCGCTGGCGGTGGTCAAGGCCGATGCCTACGGCCATGGCGCCGTGCGCTGTGCACAGGCGCTGGAAGGCGAGGCGGATGGCTTTGCCGTGGCCACGATCGAGGAAGCGCTGGAACTGCGCCAGGCCGGCATCCGTGCGCCGATCCTGCTGCTGGAAGGCATCTTCGAGGCCAGCGAACTGCCGCTGGTGGCCGAGCACGACCTGTGGTTCTCGGTGGGCTCGGCGTGGCAGCTGGAGGCGCTGGCCGCCTTCGACAGCCCGCGCCCGCTGACGGTGTGGCTGAAGCTGGACAGCGGCATGCACCGGCTGGGGCTGGACGTGGCCGGCTTCCGCGCCGCGCACGCACGGCTGTCGGCGCTGCCGCAGGTCGAGCGCATCGTGATGATGACCCACCTGGCGCGCGCCGATGAGCTGGACAGCGAGCGCACCCACGAACAGGCCGCGACCTTCAAGGCCGCCATCGAAGGCCTGCAGGGCGAGACCAGCGTGTGCAACTCGCCGGCGCTGCTGGGCTGGCCGGACGTGCGCAGCGACTGGGTGCGGCCGGGCCTGATGCTGTACGGGGCCAACCCGTTGCCGGACGACACCGCGCTGACCGAGCGCCTGCGCCCGGTGATGACCATGCAGTCGAAGGTGATCGCCGAGCGCTGGATCGACGCCGGCGAACCGGTGGGGTACGGCGCACGCTTCGTGGCCAAGGCGCGTACCCGCGTGGGCGTGGTCGCGCTGGGCTATGCCGACGGCTACCCGCAGTTCGCGCCGAACGGCACCCCGGTGCTGATTGACGGCCAGCCCGGCGGGCTGATCGGCCGCGTCTCGATGGACATGCTGACCGTGGACCTGACCGCACATGCGCAGGCCGGTATCGGCAGCGTGGTGGAGCTGTGGGGTACGGCGCCGACCCTGGCCGAACTCGCCCCGCGCTGCGGCGTCAGCGCTTACCAGCTGCCGTGCGCGGTCAAGCGCGTGGCGCGGGTCTACCAGGGGTGA
- a CDS encoding DUF3016 domain-containing protein, with the protein MNRSLCAALLMAGALAVGSATAAPRTVTDPQAPRALQANGPVSVKWDDPATFTEIRQSTNRFEAQRGDWVQQLARYLQTAAAKPLQPGQTLDVTLVDIKRAGDYEPWHGPRGDDIRIMRDIYPPRITLRYTLKDASGGIINEGEAKLSDSGYLHNIGVRSDNDPLRFEKRLIDDWVKRQLATQATAAR; encoded by the coding sequence ATGAACCGTTCGCTCTGCGCCGCCCTGCTGATGGCCGGCGCCCTGGCCGTGGGCAGCGCCACCGCTGCGCCGCGCACTGTCACCGATCCGCAGGCACCGCGGGCCCTGCAGGCCAATGGCCCGGTCAGCGTGAAGTGGGACGATCCGGCCACCTTCACCGAGATCCGCCAGAGCACCAACCGCTTCGAGGCGCAGCGGGGTGACTGGGTGCAGCAGCTGGCCCGCTACCTGCAGACCGCAGCGGCCAAGCCGCTGCAGCCCGGGCAGACCCTCGATGTGACCCTGGTGGACATCAAGCGCGCCGGCGACTACGAGCCGTGGCACGGCCCGCGTGGCGACGACATCCGGATCATGCGCGACATCTACCCGCCGCGCATCACCCTGCGGTACACGCTGAAGGACGCCAGCGGCGGCATCATCAATGAAGGCGAAGCCAAGCTGAGCGACAGCGGCTACCTGCACAACATCGGGGTGCGCAGCGACAACGATCCGCTGCGTTTCGAGAAGCGCCTGATCGATGACTGGGTGAAGCGCCAGCTGGCCACGCAGGCGACCGCCGCGCGTTGA